In the Tessaracoccus lacteus genome, TCGAGGCGGGGCTCCGCGGGGTCGAGTTCATCGCGGTCAACACCGACGCGCAGGCGCTCCTGATGAGCGACGCCGACGTGAAGCTCGACATCGGCCGCGAGCTGACCCGCGGCCTCGGCGCGGGAGCCGACCCGGCGAAGGGTCGGCAGGCCGCCGAAGACCACTCGGACGAGATCGAGGAGGCGCTGCAGGGCGCCGACATGGTGTTCGTGACCGCGGGCGAGGGAGGCGGCACCGGGACGGGTGCGGCTCCCATCGTGGCGAAGATCGCCCGTTCGCTCGGCGCGCTGACCATCGGCGTGGTGACCAGGCCGTTCTCCTTCGAGGGCCGCCGCCGTTCCACGCAGGCCGAGTCCGGCATCGAGTCGCTGCGCGAAGAGGTCGACACCCTCATCGTCATCCCCAACGACAAGCTGCTGCAGATGACCGACCACCAGGTCGCCATCCTCGACGCTTTCAAGCAGGCGGACCAGGTGCTGATGCAGGGCGTATCCGGCATCACCGACCTGATCACGACGCCCGGCCTGATCAACCTCGACTTCGCGGACGTGAAGTCCATCATGAGCCAGGCCGGTTCCGCCCTGATGGGCATCGGGTCGGCCCGCGGCGAGGATCGCGCACGTGCCGCGGCCGAGATGGCGATCAGCTCCCCGCTGCTCGAGGCGAGTATCGACGGTGCGCACGGCGTGCTGCTGTCCATCGCCGGCGGCTCCGACCTCGGCCTGTTCGAGGTCTCCGCCGCCGCGCAGCTCATCGAGGAGGCGGCACACGACGAGGCGAACATCATCTTCGGCACCGTGATCGACGACGCGCTGGGCGACGAGGTCCGGGTGACGGTCATCGCCGCAGGGTTCGACGGCGGCCAGCCGCAGAAGAAGGTCGCCGCTGTCCGCAAGCCGGAGGTCCGGCCGGCGACGCAGCCGCGTCCCGGACCCGGCGCGCCGGCGCCGGTGGCCACCGCGATGCCCGGGCAGCCGACGCCGGCCCCGCGGCCCGCGCCGGTGGTCGAGGACGACGACGACCTGGATGTCCCCGACTTCATGAAGTGAGTGGGGCGCGCCGGTGCGTCGCCCCCGTGCGGGAGCCGCGCCACGCTAGCCTTGCGAACAATCGCAGCAGCTGCCAAGGAGGGAATCGTGGGCGTTCGTAAGCTTGCGGCGTGGATGGGCCTCGTCGAGGACGGCCGGTACCGCACCGACGACCCCGTGGACCACGACGCCGAGGGTGAGGCGACCAACGACGTCTACGTCGACGAGGAGCCGAGCCAGGAGATCAGCAGGGTCGCGCCCATCAGGCGACCCGCACAGCTCACGCCGGTCGAACACAAGGAGGTGGCCGACCTGAGCCGCATCGTCAGCGTCCGACCCCGCTCGTACAACGAGGCGCGCGTGATCGGCGAGAACTTCCGCGACGGCATCCCCGTCATCATGAACCTCTCGGACATGGAGGACGGCGAGGACAAGCGCCTCGTCGACTTCGCGGCCGGGCTGATCTTCGGCCTGCGCGGCAACATCGAGCGGGTTTCGAGCAAGGTCTTCCTCCTGTGCCCCCACAATCTGGTGGTCGGCCCGGAGGACAAGGAACGCATCGCCTCCGGTGGGTTCTTCAATCAGAGTTGAGCCTGGAGCAGGTGCCAATCTCAACCCGACTAGCAGCTTTCAGCGCGCCTCGAGGGCGTTAGGCTACGCTGGAAGCGCCGGCTTCGGCCGGTCACATCTTTGACGAGTACTGGAGCAAGCATGAGCCTGACCCTTGATGAGGTCCGCCAGATCCGCTTCCGCATGACGCGACGCGGTGACGTCGGTTATCAGGTGGGCGACGTCGACACGTTCATCGACAAGGTCGAGGTCACCTTCGACGAATTCGAGAAGGAGCGCGAGCGCCTTCGCCGCGAGATCGACTCCGTCCAGGCGACCAACGTCTCCCCGGCGGCAGGCGACGACTCCGATCTCCGGTCGGAGCTGAAGGCCAAGGACGACACCATCGCGCAGCTCCGCGCCGAGGTGGACCGCCTGAACTCCGCGATCAGCGCCGGCGGCGACGCGACGGCCGCGCAGGCCGCGGCCGAGGGTCGCGTCCGTGAGCTCACTGCGCAGAATGAGCAGCTGAAGAACCAGCTCGACCAGGTTCGCGCCGAGTTCGACAAGGCCCGCTCTGAGCGGGTCACCAATGTCGCCGGTACCCAGCACCTGACGGTCACGGCCAGCGAGGATGCCGCCCCCGCCGTCACCCGGCTGCTGCAGATGGCCACCGACCAGGCCACCACGCTCGTGAACGAGGCCCAGGCTGAGGCGCAGCGGAAGCTGGCCGAGGCCGAGCAGCGCGCCACCGAGATCAAGACGGACGCCCGCACCAAGGCCGACCGTGTCGAGTCGGAGGCCCGCGTCAACGCCGAGCAGCTGACGAAGCAGGCGGAGGCACGCGCCGCGGCCGTCGATCAGCAGGCCGCCGACCGCCGTCACGCGCTGTTCTCCGATCTGGAGCGCGAGCAGGGCGAGCTGGTCGGCAAGGTCACCGCGCTGCGAGACTTCGAGTCCAGCTACCGTCAGAACCTCACGGAGTCGCTCAAGCGCTTCCTCGGTTCGATCAACGACGATCACCCCGAGCCCGGCGAGGTGCCCGAGCTCGCCCAGCGGCCGTCGGAGACCCCGCGTCTCGACGCCCTGGCAAGCGGAGATCAGTCCTAGTCACATCCACTTCATCGGGCAGCCGACCCCGCGCGGGGTCGGCTGCCTGCATGTGGTGCACAGTGGTGTACCCTTCGCAGACAGCAACCGCCAGAAAGAGCTACGACATGCCAAAGAAAGCCGCCGACGAAGTTCGGGCGCTCCCGGTCCTCGAAGGCGAGGACCCGTGGACCTCGGAGGAGATTGCCGAGCAGCGCGCTGAACTCTCCGACGACCTCGAGCGCCTCGAGCGCCGCATCCGCTCCGCGGAGGAGACGCTGCAGTCCCTCCTCAAGGGCGGCACCGACGGAGCCGGCCGCGACCCCGCGGACGTCGGCTCCAGCAACTTCGAGCGGGACCAGGAGGTCTCCCTCGCGGCCAACGTCCGCGAGATGGCGGAGCAGGCGCGCCTGGCCATCGCGCTCTTCGACAGCGGTGAGTACGGCTACTGCGAGGTGTGCGGCCAGCCGATCGGCAAGGGGCGTCTGCAGGTCTTCCCCCGAGCCACCCTGTGCGTGACCTGCAAGCAGCGCGAGGAGCGGCGCTGAGGTGCGCCGCAGCGCACTGATCCTCGTCGCCTGCGGCATCGGGTTGGGCGGCCTCGCCGTCGACCAGCTGGTCAAGTTGGCCTCCGTCGCGTTCCTGACCCCCGGCGTGCCGGTCCCGATCGTCGGGGACCTGCTGCAGCTGCAGCTGATCCGTAACCCCGGCGCCGCCTTCGGGATGGGGTCCTCGGCCACCATCGTCTTCACCATCCTCGCGATGGTGGCGACCCTGGCCTGTCTGTTCGTCGTCCTGCCGCGGGTGACCCGCATGTGGCAGGCCGTCGTGGCCGGCCTGTTCCTCGCCGGCATCACAGGCAACCTGGTCGACCGGATCTTCCAGCCCCCGGCGGCGCTGCACGGGCATGTGATCGACATGTTCTCGCTGCGCGGCTTCGCGATCTTCAACGTCGCCGACATCTGCATCACCGTCGCGGCGGGCATCGTGATCGGCTGGTCGCTGTTCGCGGACCGGGCCGAGGCGAAGGCGAGGAAGGCCGCGGCCCGATGAGCCTGTTCATCGTGCCCGACACACTGGCGGGCCAGCGCGTCGACGCAGTGGCCGCCCGGGTGTCGGGGTACAGCAGGGCGCGTATCGAGCTGCTCGTCGAGGCCGGCAGCCTCAGCCTGGGTGGGACGATCGTCACGAAGGGTTCGCAGCGCGTCGCCGGGGGAGAGCTGCTCGAGTTGCTGGAGGATCCCGCGCCCACCACCGCGACGGCGGTCCCGCAGCTCGCCGACGGCGTCGGGATCGTCTACGAGGACGCCGACATCGTCGTCGTCGACAAGCCCGTGGGCGTCGCGGCACACCCCAGCCTCGGCTGGGGCGGCCCGTCGGTAGTGGAGCACCTGGCCGCCGCCGGCGTCGCTGTGTCCACGTCGGGGGCCGCCGAGCGGCAGGGCATCGTCTCGCGCCTCGACGTCGGCACCAGCGGACTGATGGTCGTCGCCAGGTCCGAGGTGGCCTACAGCGTGCTCAAACAGGCGTTCCGCGACCGGACGGTGGACAAGACGTACCACACGCTCGTGCAGGGGCACCCCGACCCGTTCGTCGGCACGATCGACGCGCCCATCGGCCGCCATCCCGGCGCCGACTGGAAGATGGCCATCCTCGAAGGTGGCCGCGCATCCGTCACGCACTACGAGACGTTGGAGGCGCATCGGGCGGCGACGCTGCTGCAGGTCCACCTCGAGACGGGCCGCACGCACCAGATCCGGGTGCATATGGCGGCGATAGGCCATCCGTGCGTCGGGGACCCGCTGTACGGCGCCGATCCGGCGCTGTCGGCCAGGCTGGGGCTGGGCCGCCAGTGGCTGCACGCCGTCGGCCTGGGTTTCACGCATCCGACGCGCGGCGACCATGTCGAGTTCAGTTCCCCCTACCCTGCGGATCTGCAGCGAGCCCTCGATCTGGTGCGGGCCGACTGATTCCAGGCCAGGGCGCCGTGTCGTCCTGCAACGACGTCGGGTAGGGTTGTCGCCGTGCGTAGAGCAAAGATCGTTTGTACCCTCGGCCCTTCGGCCGAAGCAGTTGACCGCCTCGTTGACCTGATCAACGCTGGCATGAATGTCGCCCGACTCAACATGAGCCACGGCGACTACAACGAGCACGGCACCCGGCTCAAGAATGTCCGTGCCGCAGCTGACATCACCGGCAAGACCGTCGGCGTGTTCGCCGACCTCCAGGGCCCCAAGATCCGTCTCGGCCGCTTCCTGAACGACGAGAAGCCGTACCTGGCCGTCGGTGACATCTTCACCATCACCATCGACGACATCCAGGGCACCAAGGAGCGTTGCTCGACGACGTTCAAGGGCCTGCCCGGCGACGTCAACGTCGGCGACCAGATCCTGATCGACGACGGCAAGGTCGCCCTGAAGGCCATCCAGGTCACCGACACCGACGTGGTCTGCGAGACGGTCGTCCCCGGTCCGGTCTCCAACAACAAGGGCATCAACCTGCCCGGCGTCGCCGTCTCGGTCCCCGCCCTGTCCGACAAGGACGAGCGTGACCTGCGCTGGGCGCTCGCCCACCCCGACATCGACATGATCGCGCTGTCCTTCGTCCGCTCCGGCGACGACATCAAGCGCGTCCACGAGATCATGGACGAGGAGGGTCGCCGCCTGCCGGTCATCGCCAAGCTCGAGAAGCCCCAGGCGATCGCCAACCTGCAGGAGATCATCGACTCCTTCGACGCCTTCATGGTCGCCCGTGGCGACCTGGGCGTCGAGCTGCCGCTGGAGGAGGTGCCCCTGGTCCAGAAGCGGATCGTACGCGCCGCGCGCAAGTGGGCGAAGCCGGTCATCGTGGCCACCCAGATGCTCGAGTCCATGATCAACAACCCGCGCCCGACGCGCGCCGAGGCTTCCGACGTCGCGAACGCCATCCTCGACGGCGCCGACGCCGTGATGCTGTCCGGAGAGACCTCGGTCGGCGACTTCCCTGTCGAGACCGTCTCCACCATGGCGCGCATCGTCGAGAAGACGGAGCGCGAGGGCCACGCCGAGATCCACATCATCGACTGGGACCCGCACACCACCGGGGGCATCCTGGCCAAGGTGGCTGCCGAGGTCGCCGAGCGTATCGGTGCCCGCTACCTCGTCGCGTTCACCAAGTCGGGTGACACCGGACGCCGCCTGTCGCGTCTGCGCTCGCCCATCCCGATGCTCGTGTTCTCCCCGGAGAAGTCGACCCGCCAGACCATGACCCTGTCGTGGGGTGTCGACACGCACATCACGCCGGAGTTCACCGCGCAGGAGGAGATGGTGGACGCCGTCGACCAGTACCTGCGCACGAACAACCTCATCGAGGTCGGCGAGCGCATCGTGGTCGTGTCCGGCTCGCCCATGGGTGTCCCCGGAAAGACCAACAACCTCCGCGTGCACAAGGTCAAGGACCTGCCCGAGGCCTGAGGCTGAGCAGCAGTAGACAAGGATCGGGGCCCCGCAAGGGGTCCCGATCCTTGTGTTGTGGAGGTGCCCGGGAGGGGATTCGAACCCCTAAGGTCTCTCGACCAGACGGGTTTGAGCCGTCCGCGTATACCGTTCCGCCACCCGGGCGAGGGCAGCGAGGATCATTGTAGCCACAGCCCGTCGGGCGACGGCCAGCGGCGGGCAGGCGGCACGAGTTCGCGTGCGCCGGAGGCGCAAGGTACTATTCAGCGCAGGTTTGATCAGAGGAGCTCGCCTCTCAGGGCGAGGGGAGAAGAGTCGAAGTATGGATAAGAAGAAGCCCGCTGTCCTGGTTGCCGAGGACGAGGCGCTGATCCGACTGGACCTGGTCGAGCTGCTCACCGAGGAGGGCTACGAGGTCGTCGGCGAGGCGGGTGACGGCGAGGAGGCCGTGAAGCTCGCCAGGGAACTCGAGCCCGACCTGGTCATCATGGACGTGAAGATGCCCAAGATGGACGGCATCACCGCCGCTGAGATCATCGCCGAGGAGCGCATCGCGCCCATCGTCATGCTCACGGCGTTCTCGCAGCGCGACCTCGTCGAGCGGGCCCGCGATGCCGGCGCCATGGCCTACGTCGTCAAGCCCTTCGGCGCCTCCGACGTCGTCCCGGCGATCGAGATCGCCATGGGCCGCTTCCAGGAGATCACCGCGATCGAAGAGGAACTGGCCAACCTCGAGGACCGCCTCGAGTCGCGCAAGATCATCGACCAGGCCAAGGGCATCCTGCAGCAGGACCTCGGCCTGACCGAGCCTGAGGCGTTCCGCTGGATCCAGAAGACGGCGATGGACATGCGCAAGTCGATGCGGGACGTCGCCGAGGGCGTCATCTCGCACAAGAAGAAGGCCTGACCCCTAGCTGCCCGCGGGGGCCGCGATCAGCCGGCACGTCAGCCGGCCGATGGCCGTCGTCCGGCCGGCGTCGTCGGTGATCTCCACCTGGTAGACGGCCAGCGTCCTGCCGAGGTGCAGTGCCGTGGCGACGCCTGTGACGCGGCCCGACCGCACGGCCTTCAGGTGGGTGACGTTCAGGTCGACGCCGACGGGCACCTTCCCGTCCGGCATCCCGTGGGCCACCGCGCCCATCGAGGCCAGGGTCTCGACGAGCACGCCGGACGCGCCGCCGTGCAGGAGACCGAATGGCTGCTGGTTGCCCTCCACGGGGATCGAGCCGACGACCCGCGACGGTGTGAGTTCGGTCAGCTCGAGGCCGAGCTTCGCGTCGAGGGGGGAGGCCATGGAGTCGAGCCAGGCAGGCAGGTCTGTCATGTCACGACAGTAGGCCATCTGGCCGGTCCTCGGCCGACGGCCCATTCGGTAGGCTCGGCGTGTGACTGACGCGCCAAGACTGCTGCTGATCGACGGCCACTCCGTGGCCTACCGGGCGTTCTACGCCCTCCCGGTGGAGAACTTCGCCACCAGCACGGGGCAGCACACCAACGCCGTGTTCGGGTTCACCTCCATGCTGATCAACGTGCTGCGCGACGAGCGACCCACCCACCTTGCCGTCGCGTTCGACGTTGCCAGGCAGTCGTTCCGCACCGAGGAGTACCCGGAGTACAAGGGCACGCGCGCCAAGTCACCCGAGGAGTTCACGGGACAGGTGACCCTCATCAAGGAGGTCCTCGACGCGCTCAACGTCGCCCACCTGGAGCTGCCGGGCTACGAGGCGGACGACATCATCGCGACGATGTCGACGCGCGCCGAGGCCGAGGGGTTCGACGTGTCGATCGTCACCGGCGACCGCGATGCCATGCAGCTCGTGACCGACCACGTCACGGTTCTCTACCCGCGCAAGGGTGTCTCGGACCTCGCGCGGATGACCCCTTCCACCGTGGAGGAGAAGTACCTCGTCCCGCCCGCCCGCTACCCGGAGCTCGCGGCGCTGGTGGGGGAGACCAGCGACAACCTCCCCGGGGTGCCCGGCGTCGGGCCGAAGACTGCGGCGAAGTGGCTGACCGCCTACGACGGGCTGGACAACATCGTCGCCCGCGCAGAGCAGATCCCCGGCAAGGCGGGCGCCTCGCTGCGCGAGCACCTGGGCGACGTGGTGCGGAACCGGCGGCTGAACGCGCTGGTGCGCGACCTCCAGCTCGACACGACGGTGGCGGCGACGGAGCGGCACGACTGGGACCGTGCGCGCGTGCACGAGCTGTTCGACGCGCTGGAGTTCCGGGTCCTGCGCGAGCGGCTGCTGGAGCTCGCGCCCGCGGAGGAGACGCAGGCCGAGGCCTTCGAGGTGCGCGGCGGACCGCTCGCCCCGGGCGCCGTCGGCGCCTGGCTGGAGGCGCATGCCTCAGGGCCGACGGCCGCGGAGTTCGTCGGCCACTGGGGCTCCGGCACGGGGGACGTCATCGGCATCGCGCTGGCCGCGGGCGACGGCGAGGGGGCGTGGCTCGACACGGCGGCCCTGACGCCCGCCGACGATGCCGCCCTGGCGTCCTGGCTCGCCGACCCGGCCCGCACTAAGTACGTGCACGGCGCCAAGGGCCCGATGCTGGCCTGCTGGGCCCGCGGCTGGGAGTTGCGCGGCGTCGCCGTCGACACGCTGCTCGCCGCGTACCTGGTGCGCCCCGACCAGCGCGCCTATGACCTTGCCGACCTCTCGCTCCGGCTGCTGAACCGCGACCTGAGCCTCGCCGCCGACACCACGCAGGACCCGCAGGCGGCCTTCGACTTCGACGAGGACTCCGACCGCGACGCCGAGGCTGCGCTGCTGCGTTCCCGCGCCGTGTTCGACCTCGCCGGCGCGCTGGAGGCGCAGCTCGAGGAGCAGGGCGCCGCAAGCCTCATGACGCAGGTCGAGCTGCCCGTGCAGGTGAGCCTCGCGCGCATGGAACGCGCCGGCGTCGCCGTCGACCGCGACCGGCTGGAGGCGCTGCGCGGCGAGTTCGACGCCAACGTCAGCGCGGCGCAGCAGGCCGCCTGGGACGTGCTGGGCCACGAGGTGAACCTCGGCTCGCCCAAGCAGCTCCAGGGCGTGCTGTTCGACGAGCTCGACATGCCGAAGACCCGTCGCACGAAGTCCGGCTACACCACGGACGCGGAGGCCCTGGAGGGTCTGTTCGCGAAGACCGCGCACCCGTTCCTCGGTCACCTGCTCGCGCACCGCGATGCGATCCGGCTGCGCCAGACGGTCGACGGGCTGCTGGCCGCCGTCGCCGATGATGGCCGCATCCACACCACCTACGTGCAGACGATCGCCGCCACCGGCCGCCTGTCGTCCACGGACCCGAACCTGCAGAACATCCCGATCCGCACCGCGGTCGGCCGGCGGATCCGCTCCGCGTTCGTGCCGGGGGAGGGCTTCGAGTCGCTCATGTCGGCCGACTACTCGCAGATCGAGATGCGCATCATGGCGCACGCGTCCGGCGACGCCGGCCTCATCGACGCATTCACATCAGGCCGTGACTTCCACGGCGAGATGGCGTCGCTGGTGTTCGGGGTCGAGCCCGGGGACGTGACCGGCGAGATGCGGGCCCGTATCAAGGCGATGAACTACGGGCTGGCCTACGGGCTGAGCGCGTTCGGGCTGAGCAACCAGCTGAAGATCTCGGTCGGCGAGGCCAAGGCGCTGATGGAGGACTACTTCGCGCGCGTCGGGGGCGTGCACGCCTACCTGGCCGGCATCGTCGACGAGGCGCGCCGCACCGGCTACACCGAGACGATGCTCGGTCGGCGCCGCTACCTGCCCGACCTGACGAGCAGCAACCGGCAGCGCCGCGAGATGGCGGAGCGGGCGGCCCTGAACTCACCGATCCAGGGGTCGGCGGCCGACGTCATCAAGGTCGCGATGATCAACCTCGACCGGGCCATCTCCGAGGCGGGACTGGCCAGCCGCGTGCTGCTGCAGGTGCACGACGAGCTCGTGCTCGAGGTCGCACGGGGGGAGCGGGAGGCCGTCGCCGACATCGTGCGGCGTGAGATGACCGGGGCCTTCGACCTGTTGGTGCCGCTCGACGTTTCCGTCGGCGTCGGCCAGGACTGGGAGTCCGCGGCCCACTGATCAGTCCTCGGCGGCGCCGATCGGGTCGAAGTGGAAGAACACCCGGGAATCCCAGTCGGTCCCGTCGAAGTCCCAGCAGATGATGATGGCGAGCCGCGGTTCCCCGTCGAAGTCGACCATCAGGTCCGAGTCGGGGTCGTAGTCGGCGACGGCGATCTTGGTGGCGTCCGTGAACTCGTAGCACTGAGATGCGCCGTCCGGCCCCGTCAGCCGTAGCAGGTCGCCCGGCTCCAGCTGTGAGCGCCCGTCGGCGAACAGCTCGTTTCCGACGGCCCCACCGTTGCCGTAGGTGTGGATCGTGAGGACGACCTGCCCCTCGTCGCTGCCCGGCTCCGGGCCCCCACTCCACCAGGACGCCATCCGCGGCTCGTCGAGCGGTGGGGCGGCGATGCTGCCGGTCGCGTCGAGGTTGAGGGCGACGACGGGTTCGTCCACGTCCAGCGCCTCGATGCTGTAGCGGTCCGGCACGAAGCCCTCGCCTGCGGGTGAGCAGCCATCGGGGGGCGCCGAGGAAGACGGGGCGGGCGCCGGCGTTGACGGCGACGCGGCGGGAGAGGGTAGCGGACCTGCCTCCTGCCCGGCGGGATCCGTTGCCTCGGAGGCAACCCCCCACACGGCGAGGGCGAGGACCAGCAGGCCCACGACGAGCAGAACGAGTCGGGGCAAGGTAGTCTTCCGGCTGTCCGGGCCGTGGCGCGGCTGGGTCACGGCCCCAGCTTAGGCCCCGCGCCGGCACTCGCCGGCCAGGTTGACCCTCGTGGCATGCCTGGGTATCCTAGGGGGGCACTCTGGCCTGCATTGCCTCGGACGGAGCAGGGAGTGCTGTAAAGGGCCAGAACGCGAGACTTTTCTCATTCGGAGCCCTACTACATGACCTCCTCTACTGAGGCCTCGACTGTCGCAGTCGACGACATTGGCACTCCCGAGGCTTTCCTGGCCGCGGTCGACGCCACCATCAAGTACTTCAACGACGGGGACATCGTGTCCGGCACCGTCGTCAAGGTCGATCGGGACGAGGTCCTGCTCGACATCGGTTACAAGACCGAAGGCGTCATCCCCTCGAAGGAGCTGTCGATCAAGCACGACGTCGACCCGTTCGACGTCGTCAAGGTTGGCGACGAGATCGAGGCGCTCGTCCAGCAGAAGGAGGACAAGGAAGGTCGCCTGATCCTGTCCAAGAAGCGTGCTCAGTACGAGCGCGCCTGGGGCACGATCGAAAAGATCAAGGAAGAGGACGGCGTCGTCACCGGCTCCGTCATCGAGGTTGTCAAGGGTGGTCTCATCGTTGACATCGGTCTTCGTGGCTTCCTGCCCGCCTCGCTCGTCGAGATGCGTCGCGTCCGTGACCTCCAGCCCTACGTGGGCATGGAGCTCGAGGCCAAGATCATCGAGCTCGACAAGAACCGCAACAACGTGGTCCTGTCGCGTCGTGCGTGGCTCGAGCAGACCCAGTCCGAGGTCCGCCACACCTTCCTCACCCAGCTGCAGAAGGGCCAGATCCGCAAGGGTGTCGTGTCCTCGATCGTCAACTTCGGCGCCTTCGTCGACCTTGGCGGCGTCGACGGCCTCGTGCACGTCTCGGAGCTGTCCTGGAAGCACATCGACCACCCGAACGAGGTTGTCGAGGTCGGCATGCCCGTCACGGTTGAGGTCCTCGAGGTGGACATGGACCGCGAGCGCGTGTCCCTGTCGCTGAAGGCGACCCAGGAGGATCCGTGGCAGACCTTCGCGCGTCTGCACCAGATCGGCCAGATCGTGCCCGGCAAGGTCACCAAGCTCGTCCCGTTCGGCGCGTTCGTCCGCGTCGGC is a window encoding:
- the rpsA gene encoding 30S ribosomal protein S1; protein product: MTSSTEASTVAVDDIGTPEAFLAAVDATIKYFNDGDIVSGTVVKVDRDEVLLDIGYKTEGVIPSKELSIKHDVDPFDVVKVGDEIEALVQQKEDKEGRLILSKKRAQYERAWGTIEKIKEEDGVVTGSVIEVVKGGLIVDIGLRGFLPASLVEMRRVRDLQPYVGMELEAKIIELDKNRNNVVLSRRAWLEQTQSEVRHTFLTQLQKGQIRKGVVSSIVNFGAFVDLGGVDGLVHVSELSWKHIDHPNEVVEVGMPVTVEVLEVDMDRERVSLSLKATQEDPWQTFARLHQIGQIVPGKVTKLVPFGAFVRVGEGIEGLVHVSELAERHVEIPEQVVSVGDERMVKVIDIDLERRRVSLSLKQANEGVDVQSDDFDPLLYGMQASYDDQGNYIYPEGFDPETNEWKEGYDEQRAAWEAQYAEAHALWEQHKRQVETAEVAERDAAVEAGTGYTTETSTEGSLASDESLQALREKLAGN